From Actinopolymorpha cephalotaxi, one genomic window encodes:
- a CDS encoding phytanoyl-CoA dioxygenase family protein: protein MSAEVLDERDALERYDADGYVIFRDVIDADLIKEVNAHVDWLQAKHPDLRPENLGHVLMRDDPFWVRLISDDRLVDIAQTFVGPDVALFASHYICKPPYSGQAVLWHQDGAFWPLEPMKVVTLWLAVDPSTPENGCVRLVPGSHKWDVAGMRDNTDVDNVLGKEIAVDVDEDQAVDMVLRPGDVEVHHPHIVHGSNANTSPQRRCGLTIRYIPTTTRIVTDELPWSSAFHLRGAPGVNPYQPKPVYVEGEHLPFRGCEAWS, encoded by the coding sequence ATGAGCGCAGAGGTACTGGACGAACGCGACGCACTCGAACGCTACGACGCCGACGGCTACGTGATCTTCCGCGACGTCATCGACGCCGACCTGATCAAGGAAGTGAACGCCCACGTCGACTGGCTGCAGGCGAAGCACCCCGACCTGCGGCCCGAGAACCTCGGGCACGTTCTGATGCGGGACGACCCGTTCTGGGTCCGCCTGATCAGTGACGACCGGTTGGTGGACATCGCGCAGACGTTCGTCGGGCCGGACGTCGCGTTGTTCGCCTCCCACTACATCTGCAAGCCGCCGTACTCGGGCCAGGCGGTGCTGTGGCACCAGGACGGCGCATTCTGGCCGCTGGAGCCGATGAAGGTGGTCACGCTGTGGCTGGCGGTCGACCCGTCGACTCCGGAGAACGGATGCGTACGCCTGGTGCCGGGATCGCACAAGTGGGACGTCGCGGGGATGCGGGACAACACCGACGTGGACAACGTTCTGGGCAAGGAGATCGCGGTCGACGTGGACGAGGACCAGGCCGTCGACATGGTGCTGCGGCCCGGCGACGTCGAGGTCCACCACCCGCACATCGTGCACGGGAGCAACGCGAACACCTCACCACAACGTCGATGTGGGCTCACGATCCGCTACATTCCGACCACGACCCGTATCGTCACCGACGAGTTGCCGTGGTCGAGCGCGTTCCACCTGCGCGGTGCTCCGGGCGTCAATCCGTACCAGCCGAAGCCCGTGTACGTCGAGGGAGAACACCTGCCGTTCCGGGGTTGTGAGGCCTGGTCGTAG
- a CDS encoding CarD family transcriptional regulator: protein MTFKVGETVVYPHHGAAVIDDIETRKIKGVDKIYLVLRIVAQSDLVVRVPADNVDLVGVRDVVGQEGLEKVFEVLRAPHTEEPTNWSRRYKANLEKLASGDVIKVAEVVRDLWRRERDRGLSAGEKRMLAKARQILVSELALAENTNEDKAEALLDEVLAS from the coding sequence ATGACTTTCAAGGTCGGCGAGACAGTGGTGTACCCCCATCATGGGGCTGCCGTCATCGATGACATCGAGACACGCAAGATCAAGGGCGTGGACAAGATCTACCTCGTCCTGCGGATCGTGGCACAAAGCGATCTCGTTGTCCGGGTCCCGGCGGACAACGTCGACCTGGTCGGCGTCCGCGACGTAGTGGGTCAGGAAGGTCTGGAGAAGGTCTTCGAGGTTCTCCGTGCACCACACACGGAGGAGCCGACCAACTGGTCGCGGCGCTACAAGGCCAACCTCGAGAAGCTTGCCTCCGGTGACGTGATCAAGGTGGCGGAGGTCGTCCGCGACCTGTGGCGCCGGGAGCGGGACCGCGGGCTTTCCGCGGGCGAGAAGCGGATGCTGGCGAAGGCCCGGCAGATACTCGTCTCGGAGTTGGCACTGGCGGAGAACACCAACGAGGACAAGGCGGAAGCTCTCCTCGACGAGGTACTCGCTTCCTGA
- the ispD gene encoding 2-C-methyl-D-erythritol 4-phosphate cytidylyltransferase → MRTAAIIPAAGRGERLGPGLPKALRELGGAPLLVHAVRAVDRARSVDLVVVAAPPEDPAAVERLLNDYEWVGEVLVVAGGLDRQQSVARALASLPEDVDVVLVHDAARPLAPPELVDAVAATIRRGAAACVPVVPLADTVKVVADDQVVRTLDRSSLRAVQTPQGFRRAVLAAAHAAVEQALADGGLPEGPAATDDAGMVERQGVPVVAVPGSEEAFKVTRPLDLLTAEALLTRRRAAGAR, encoded by the coding sequence ATGAGAACCGCAGCGATCATTCCGGCCGCCGGCCGCGGCGAACGTCTGGGCCCGGGCCTGCCGAAGGCGCTCCGTGAGCTGGGCGGCGCACCGCTGCTCGTGCACGCGGTCAGGGCGGTGGACCGCGCCCGTTCGGTCGACCTCGTGGTGGTGGCCGCACCACCCGAGGACCCCGCTGCCGTCGAACGCCTGCTGAACGACTACGAGTGGGTCGGTGAGGTGCTCGTCGTCGCCGGTGGCCTGGACCGGCAACAGTCCGTGGCCCGCGCACTGGCCAGCCTGCCCGAGGACGTGGACGTCGTCCTGGTCCACGACGCGGCCCGGCCCCTGGCGCCGCCGGAGCTGGTCGACGCGGTGGCCGCGACGATCCGCCGCGGAGCCGCCGCCTGCGTCCCCGTCGTCCCACTCGCCGACACCGTGAAGGTGGTCGCCGACGACCAGGTGGTCCGCACCCTGGACCGGTCCTCGCTGCGTGCCGTGCAGACTCCGCAGGGGTTCCGGCGGGCCGTGCTGGCGGCGGCGCACGCCGCGGTCGAGCAGGCTCTGGCCGACGGCGGACTTCCGGAGGGCCCAGCTGCCACCGACGACGCCGGCATGGTCGAACGCCAGGGCGTGCCGGTGGTGGCCGTTCCCGGCTCGGAGGAGGCGTTCAAGGTGACCAGGCCGCTGGACCTGCTGACCGCGGAGGCGCTGCTGACCCGGCGGAGGGCAGCCGGTGCCCGCTGA
- the ispF gene encoding 2-C-methyl-D-erythritol 2,4-cyclodiphosphate synthase: protein MPADSPVDLTALPRVGVGVDVHPFAPGRPMWVAGLHWPQETVGLSGHSDGDVAAHACCDAILTAAGLGDLGAQIGTSDPVWAGASGVALLTEMAGRVRAAGWRIGNVSVQVVGVRPRMAARRVEAEGVLSEACGAPVGVAAKTTDGLGFTGRGEGLAAFATALVVPA from the coding sequence GTGCCCGCTGACTCGCCGGTCGATCTGACCGCACTTCCCCGGGTGGGCGTCGGGGTCGACGTGCATCCGTTCGCGCCCGGCCGGCCGATGTGGGTCGCCGGCCTGCACTGGCCGCAGGAGACCGTCGGGCTGTCCGGGCACTCCGACGGAGACGTGGCCGCACACGCCTGCTGTGACGCGATCCTTACCGCCGCGGGGCTGGGCGACCTCGGTGCGCAGATCGGTACGTCGGACCCGGTGTGGGCCGGCGCCTCCGGTGTCGCGTTGCTGACCGAGATGGCCGGACGGGTCCGGGCGGCCGGGTGGCGGATCGGGAACGTCTCGGTGCAGGTGGTCGGAGTCCGGCCCCGGATGGCCGCCCGCCGCGTGGAGGCCGAGGGCGTGCTGAGCGAGGCGTGTGGCGCGCCGGTGGGCGTGGCCGCGAAGACGACCGACGGGCTCGGATTCACCGGGCGCGGCGAGGGGCTGGCGGCGTTCGCCACCGCCCTGGTCGTACCCGCCTGA
- a CDS encoding FAD-binding oxidoreductase — MTNVTRRGFLGTAALAGVAGAGVVGTQAAGAGVALADTGTSAAGRGGGPGAGGVGPDDPRYADLMLRGQNRRFAGQPERIEVVRSTEDVARAVEKAARSGRRVAVRGGGHCFENFVDNSDVQVVVDMSALSEVTWDHRRGAFTVGAGATLEQVYKALLFGWGVTVPGGGCLSVGVGGHFSGGGYGPLSRLHGSVVDHLYGVEVVVVDRSGHARPVVATREPGDPHRDLWWAHTGGGGGNFGVVTRYFLRSHGAAGNDPTRALPRPPATLLSAFVAWDWKAVTAESFAHTMANYFSWYEKHAGADSPYASLYAPFLIPTSAADGFLLSTQFDGTLPDAKARLTAFHEAIVDGVSPRPYVGEPTEGPFLNMTLTRSIAETPQPGRGKYKAAYLRRGYTPAQVATIHRHLTDPGYRNPESLALFVPYGGKVNTVDPAATATAQRSSIMKVVYASSWTDPARDEQEVDWARRIYRDVYAETGGVPAPNAANDGSYINYPDRDLADPGWNTSGVPWHTLYYKGNYPRLQRIKAHYDPRGVFGHELGIQPAR, encoded by the coding sequence ATGACGAACGTGACCAGACGGGGCTTCCTCGGGACCGCCGCACTCGCCGGGGTGGCGGGCGCCGGGGTGGTGGGAACACAGGCGGCCGGCGCCGGTGTGGCACTGGCGGACACCGGGACCTCGGCTGCGGGCCGCGGCGGTGGGCCCGGCGCCGGCGGTGTCGGTCCGGACGACCCGCGCTACGCCGACCTGATGCTGCGCGGCCAGAACCGCCGGTTCGCCGGGCAGCCCGAACGCATCGAGGTGGTGCGTTCCACCGAGGACGTCGCACGTGCGGTCGAGAAGGCGGCCCGGTCCGGCCGGCGGGTCGCGGTGCGCGGCGGCGGGCACTGCTTCGAGAACTTCGTCGACAACTCCGACGTGCAGGTCGTCGTGGACATGTCGGCGCTGTCGGAGGTGACCTGGGACCACCGCCGCGGAGCGTTCACCGTCGGGGCGGGCGCGACGTTGGAGCAGGTCTACAAGGCGCTGCTGTTCGGCTGGGGTGTCACCGTGCCGGGCGGCGGCTGCCTGTCGGTCGGTGTCGGCGGTCACTTCAGCGGCGGCGGGTACGGCCCGCTGTCCCGGCTGCACGGCTCGGTGGTCGACCACCTGTACGGCGTCGAGGTGGTGGTCGTGGACAGGTCCGGGCACGCCCGGCCGGTGGTGGCGACCCGGGAGCCGGGCGACCCGCACCGTGACCTGTGGTGGGCGCACACCGGCGGAGGTGGCGGGAACTTCGGCGTCGTCACCCGCTACTTCCTGCGCAGTCACGGAGCTGCTGGCAACGATCCCACCCGGGCCCTGCCCAGGCCACCGGCCACGCTGCTGAGCGCGTTCGTCGCCTGGGACTGGAAGGCCGTCACCGCGGAGTCGTTCGCGCACACGATGGCGAACTACTTCTCGTGGTACGAGAAGCACGCCGGTGCGGACTCGCCGTACGCCAGTCTCTACGCCCCGTTCCTCATTCCGACCAGCGCTGCCGACGGGTTCCTGCTGTCCACGCAGTTCGACGGGACGCTGCCCGATGCCAAGGCGAGGTTGACAGCGTTCCACGAGGCGATCGTGGACGGTGTTTCGCCACGGCCCTACGTGGGTGAGCCGACGGAGGGCCCGTTCCTGAACATGACCCTCACCCGGTCCATCGCGGAGACCCCGCAGCCGGGCCGGGGGAAGTACAAGGCGGCCTACCTGCGCAGGGGCTACACGCCTGCGCAGGTGGCCACGATCCACCGGCACCTCACCGACCCGGGCTACCGCAACCCCGAGTCGCTGGCGTTGTTCGTTCCGTACGGCGGCAAGGTCAACACCGTCGACCCGGCGGCCACCGCCACCGCGCAGCGGAGCTCGATCATGAAGGTGGTCTACGCGTCGTCGTGGACCGACCCGGCGCGCGACGAGCAGGAGGTCGACTGGGCCCGGCGCATCTACCGGGACGTGTACGCGGAGACCGGCGGCGTTCCGGCGCCGAACGCCGCCAACGACGGGTCGTACATCAACTATCCCGACCGCGATCTCGCCGACCCGGGGTGGAACACCTCCGGCGTGCCCTGGCACACGCTGTACTACAAGGGGAACTACCCGCGGCTGCAGCGGATCAAGGCCCACTACGACCCGCGCGGCGTGTTCGGGCACGAGCTCGGCATCCAGCCGGCCCGCTGA
- the cysS gene encoding cysteine--tRNA ligase yields MNLRLYDTRARAIRDFEPLQPGKVTMYVCGATVQSPPHIGHVRFAVNFDLLRRWLLQQGNEVVYVRNVTDVEDKVIAKSQAEQVPWWDLAYRNERAFTAAYDLLGCLPATLEPRATGHVPEIVALIARLIEAGHAYASGGDVLFDVGSFADYGALSGQRVEEVQSAGDTENAGAKRDPRDFALWKRAKPGEPSWDTPWGPGRPGWHIECSAMSTKYLGPEFDIHGGGIDLVFPHHENERAQSLAAGDPFARYWLHNAWVTLSGEKMSKSLGNSLLVREVVRRDVRPVELRYYLASPHYRSMIEYSEEALHEAAAGYQRLEGFVERATEFAGDGDGESVLDGDGRASALPDAFVAAMDDDLGVPQALAVVHAAVRDGNTALAADDKASVRARLLEVRSMLSVLGLDPMDPRWRRSAGQDDSLRAVADTLVRALLVQREEARARRDWAAADAVRDQLRDAGVEVTDTPHGARWDVADRG; encoded by the coding sequence ATGAACTTGCGCCTGTACGACACGCGCGCGCGTGCGATCCGTGACTTCGAGCCGCTGCAGCCCGGCAAGGTCACGATGTACGTCTGTGGCGCCACCGTGCAGAGCCCTCCGCACATCGGGCACGTGCGGTTCGCCGTCAACTTCGACCTGCTCCGCCGCTGGCTGCTGCAGCAGGGCAACGAGGTCGTCTACGTCCGCAACGTCACCGACGTCGAGGACAAGGTGATCGCGAAGTCCCAGGCGGAGCAGGTGCCCTGGTGGGACCTGGCCTACCGCAACGAGCGGGCGTTCACCGCGGCGTACGACCTGCTCGGCTGCCTCCCGGCGACGCTGGAGCCGCGGGCGACCGGGCACGTCCCCGAGATCGTCGCGCTGATCGCCCGACTGATCGAGGCCGGCCACGCCTACGCCAGCGGCGGTGACGTGCTGTTCGACGTCGGTTCGTTCGCCGACTACGGCGCCCTGTCCGGCCAGCGGGTCGAGGAGGTCCAGTCGGCGGGCGACACCGAGAACGCCGGGGCCAAGCGCGACCCTCGTGACTTCGCGTTGTGGAAGCGGGCCAAGCCGGGCGAGCCGAGCTGGGACACGCCGTGGGGCCCGGGCCGGCCCGGCTGGCACATCGAGTGCTCGGCGATGTCGACGAAGTACCTCGGGCCCGAGTTCGACATCCACGGCGGCGGCATCGACCTGGTGTTCCCGCACCACGAGAACGAACGCGCCCAGTCGCTCGCGGCCGGTGACCCGTTCGCCCGCTACTGGCTGCACAACGCCTGGGTCACGCTGTCCGGGGAGAAGATGAGCAAGTCGCTCGGCAACTCCCTGCTGGTCCGGGAGGTCGTCCGCCGCGACGTCCGCCCGGTCGAGTTGCGCTACTACCTCGCCTCGCCGCACTACCGCTCGATGATCGAGTACTCCGAGGAGGCGCTGCACGAGGCGGCCGCCGGCTACCAGCGGCTGGAGGGCTTCGTCGAGCGGGCGACGGAGTTCGCCGGGGACGGGGACGGCGAATCCGTCCTGGACGGGGATGGGCGGGCGTCCGCCCTGCCGGACGCGTTCGTCGCGGCGATGGACGACGACCTGGGCGTCCCGCAGGCGCTTGCGGTCGTGCACGCGGCCGTACGCGACGGCAACACCGCCCTGGCCGCCGACGACAAGGCGAGCGTCCGGGCGCGACTGCTCGAGGTCAGGTCGATGCTGTCCGTGCTCGGCCTGGACCCGATGGACCCGCGCTGGCGGCGTTCGGCCGGCCAGGACGACTCCCTCCGCGCGGTGGCCGACACCCTGGTGCGAGCATTGCTGGTTCAGCGTGAGGAAGCGCGGGCCCGGCGGGACTGGGCGGCGGCCGACGCGGTGCGTGACCAGCTCAGGGACGCGGGCGTGGAGGTCACCGACACCCCGCACGGCGCCCGGTGGGACGTCGCCGACCGAGGCTGA
- the rlmB gene encoding 23S rRNA (guanosine(2251)-2'-O)-methyltransferase RlmB — MAGNSKRRGAIRQRSSGNPTAGSGGRVRRGLEGKGPTPRAEDRPYHKAHKRMQAQKRAGATSDTRRGGGSGRAGTGGRAGDKPEWIVGRNPVVETLRSGVPVKTVQIAERVDRDDRVREILRLAAETGTPLLEVTRLELDRITSGAVHQGVAVQVPPYDYADPDELLQDAIDSGHPALLVALDGVTDPRNLGAVVRSAAAFGAHGVVVPERRSAGMTAAAWKTSAGAAVRVPVARAVNLNRTLKAYQKAGLRIVGLAAEGEGDLAEVADLDGPVVLVAGSEGKGLSRLVRETCDDLARIPMHSGTESLNAGVAAGIALYEVAQQRARAATAE; from the coding sequence GTGGCCGGCAACAGCAAGCGCCGTGGTGCGATCCGGCAGCGGTCCTCGGGCAACCCGACGGCGGGATCGGGCGGCCGGGTCCGCCGCGGACTGGAGGGCAAGGGCCCGACGCCGCGGGCGGAGGACCGGCCCTACCACAAGGCGCACAAGCGGATGCAGGCGCAGAAGCGGGCCGGTGCCACGTCGGACACCCGGCGCGGCGGTGGCTCCGGCCGGGCGGGTACGGGCGGCCGGGCCGGTGACAAGCCGGAGTGGATCGTCGGCCGCAACCCCGTCGTGGAGACCCTGCGCTCCGGCGTACCGGTGAAGACCGTCCAGATCGCCGAGCGGGTCGACCGCGACGACCGGGTACGCGAGATCCTGCGGCTGGCCGCCGAGACCGGCACCCCGCTGCTGGAGGTCACCCGGCTGGAGCTGGACCGGATCACCAGCGGCGCGGTCCACCAGGGCGTGGCGGTGCAGGTGCCGCCGTACGACTACGCCGACCCCGACGAGCTGCTCCAGGACGCCATCGACAGCGGGCACCCGGCGCTGCTGGTGGCCCTGGACGGCGTCACCGACCCGCGCAACCTGGGCGCGGTGGTCCGCTCGGCGGCGGCGTTCGGCGCGCACGGTGTGGTGGTGCCCGAACGCCGGTCGGCCGGGATGACGGCGGCCGCGTGGAAGACTTCGGCCGGGGCGGCGGTGCGGGTGCCGGTGGCCCGGGCGGTCAACCTCAACCGGACGCTGAAGGCGTACCAGAAGGCCGGGCTGCGCATCGTCGGGCTGGCCGCGGAGGGCGAGGGCGACCTCGCCGAGGTGGCCGACCTGGACGGGCCGGTGGTCCTGGTCGCGGGCTCGGAGGGCAAGGGCCTGTCCCGGCTGGTCCGCGAGACCTGCGACGACCTGGCGCGGATCCCGATGCACTCGGGCACGGAGTCGCTGAACGCCGGGGTCGCGGCGGGTATCGCGTTGTACGAGGTGGCCCAGCAGCGCGCCCGGGCCGCGACCGCGGAGTGA
- a CDS encoding sialidase family protein: MTGPEATGPEAQARVEREFVVRDDPRFAACHASTVLLLPDGPLVAWFGGSREGADDVAIWLARRTPEGWSRPERVAGEDGLPHWNPVLFAPPWGGAGEVWLFYKVGRQIPAWRTRVVVSGDGGRTWSAPRELVPGDEGGRGPVKNKPIVLADGGWLAPASIERSDTWDAFADLSYDRGRSWQRGEFVPVDHAAFPGKGIIQPTVWESAPGRVHMLVRSSSGWVCRSDSADGGRTWSPVTPTSLPNNNSGIDLAPLPDGRLVCVHNPVGRSWGVRTPLTAAISADNGHTWHHWATLDDAPALDDAGPTGAAGDPGEQNVEEREFSYPAAVTDGEGITVTWTWRRRGIRSARLTPQDA; this comes from the coding sequence GTGACCGGACCCGAGGCGACCGGCCCGGAGGCGCAGGCGCGGGTGGAGCGGGAGTTCGTGGTCCGCGACGACCCGCGGTTCGCGGCCTGCCACGCGTCCACGGTGCTGCTGCTGCCGGACGGGCCGCTGGTGGCGTGGTTCGGTGGCAGCCGCGAGGGTGCGGACGACGTGGCGATCTGGCTGGCCCGGCGTACGCCCGAGGGGTGGTCACGCCCCGAACGCGTGGCCGGCGAGGACGGCCTGCCGCACTGGAACCCGGTGCTGTTCGCGCCGCCCTGGGGTGGGGCCGGCGAGGTGTGGCTGTTCTACAAGGTGGGGCGGCAGATCCCGGCCTGGCGCACCCGGGTGGTCGTCTCCGGTGACGGCGGGCGTACCTGGTCCGCGCCCCGGGAGCTGGTGCCGGGCGACGAGGGCGGGCGCGGCCCGGTGAAGAACAAGCCGATCGTGCTCGCCGACGGGGGCTGGCTCGCGCCGGCGTCGATCGAACGCAGCGACACCTGGGACGCGTTCGCCGACCTGTCGTACGACCGGGGGCGCAGCTGGCAGCGCGGCGAGTTCGTGCCGGTCGACCACGCGGCGTTCCCCGGCAAGGGGATCATCCAGCCCACGGTCTGGGAGTCCGCGCCCGGCCGGGTGCACATGCTGGTGCGCAGCAGCAGCGGTTGGGTGTGCCGCAGCGACTCCGCCGACGGCGGCCGGACCTGGAGCCCGGTGACGCCGACGTCGCTGCCGAACAACAACAGCGGGATCGACCTCGCGCCTCTCCCGGACGGCCGGCTGGTCTGCGTGCACAACCCGGTCGGCAGGTCGTGGGGAGTGCGAACGCCGCTCACCGCGGCGATCTCCGCCGACAACGGCCACACCTGGCACCACTGGGCGACCCTGGACGACGCGCCGGCCCTGGACGACGCCGGGCCGACGGGGGCGGCGGGGGATCCGGGCGAGCAGAACGTCGAGGAGCGGGAGTTCTCCTACCCGGCCGCGGTGACCGACGGTGAGGGGATCACCGTGACCTGGACCTGGCGGCGCCGCGGGATCAGGTCCGCCCGTCTCACTCCGCAAGACGCGTGA
- a CDS encoding acyl-CoA dehydrogenase family protein, giving the protein MPVERLLPTPEAHDLLDLTREIAAEQLAPRAAEAEETSTFPRDTFRLLGQAGLLSLSYPEEYGGGGQPFEVYLQVLEELAYAWLSVGVGASVQSLTCYPLATFGTGAQRERWLPTLLSGDLLGAYCLSEPQAGSDVAGMTTRAVRAAGEGSDADPADRHPYVVNGTKAWITHGGEADFYTLFARTSPDRTRGISCFLVDASAPGLSFAAPEHKMGMTASTTRQVHWDDVRVDADRLIGAEGEGLRIALSALDSGRLGIAACAVGLAQAALDTAVAYAKERSQFGQPVIGFQGMSFLLADMAAGVQSARATYLDAARRRDRGMAYSTEAAVAKLTATDTAMKVTTDAVQVLGGYGYTRDFPVERYMREAKVLQIFEGTNQIQRLVIGRSLSA; this is encoded by the coding sequence ATGCCGGTCGAACGCCTGCTCCCCACGCCGGAGGCACACGACCTCCTCGACCTGACCCGGGAGATCGCCGCGGAGCAACTCGCGCCCCGGGCCGCGGAGGCGGAGGAGACGAGCACCTTCCCGCGGGACACGTTTCGGCTGCTCGGCCAGGCGGGTCTGCTGTCGCTGTCCTACCCGGAGGAGTACGGCGGGGGCGGCCAGCCGTTCGAGGTCTACCTGCAGGTGCTGGAGGAGCTCGCGTACGCCTGGCTGAGTGTCGGCGTCGGCGCCTCGGTGCAGTCGCTGACCTGCTACCCACTGGCGACCTTCGGCACCGGCGCGCAGCGCGAGCGGTGGCTCCCGACGCTGCTGTCCGGTGACCTGCTCGGCGCGTACTGCCTGTCGGAGCCGCAGGCGGGTTCGGACGTGGCGGGGATGACCACCCGGGCGGTGCGTGCCGCCGGAGAGGGCTCCGACGCGGATCCCGCCGACCGACACCCGTACGTCGTGAACGGCACCAAGGCCTGGATCACCCACGGCGGCGAGGCGGACTTCTACACGTTGTTCGCCCGGACCTCCCCCGACCGCACCCGCGGGATCAGCTGTTTCCTGGTGGACGCGTCCGCGCCCGGGCTGTCCTTCGCCGCGCCCGAGCACAAGATGGGGATGACGGCGTCCACGACCCGCCAGGTGCATTGGGACGACGTACGTGTCGACGCCGACCGGCTGATCGGCGCGGAGGGCGAGGGCCTGCGGATCGCCTTGTCCGCTTTGGATTCCGGCCGGCTCGGCATCGCGGCGTGCGCGGTCGGGCTGGCGCAAGCGGCACTTGACACCGCGGTGGCGTACGCGAAGGAGCGCTCGCAGTTCGGGCAGCCGGTCATCGGGTTCCAGGGAATGTCGTTCCTGCTCGCCGACATGGCCGCCGGCGTGCAGAGTGCCCGCGCGACCTACCTGGACGCGGCCCGGCGGCGCGACCGAGGCATGGCGTACTCCACCGAGGCGGCCGTCGCCAAGCTCACCGCCACCGACACGGCGATGAAGGTGACCACGGACGCGGTGCAGGTGCTCGGCGGCTACGGCTACACCCGCGACTTCCCCGTGGAGCGGTACATGCGGGAGGCGAAGGTGCTGCAGATCTTCGAGGGCACCAACCAGATCCAGCGGCTCGTCATCGGGCGTTCGTTGTCGGCGTAG